One Eubacteriales bacterium mix99 genomic window carries:
- a CDS encoding ATP-binding protein, with protein MIFISGIHAVGKGYFCGLVKKELGIEAYSASDLIAKARNASFSSDKLVAEIEENQQYLLAAVQELRESGSDFILDGHFCLINRSTGEPERISLETFTTLKPEAIVLLTEKPKVIVERRKTRDGIDETPEYVEQFQNMEKQYANEVAELLNAKLFISTGAADLESAIDFLRSL; from the coding sequence ATGATCTTTATCAGTGGCATTCATGCGGTCGGCAAAGGCTACTTCTGTGGCCTTGTAAAAAAGGAACTGGGTATCGAGGCGTATTCGGCAAGTGATCTGATTGCAAAGGCACGTAATGCCAGTTTCAGTAGTGACAAGCTGGTCGCCGAAATAGAGGAAAACCAGCAGTATTTACTCGCCGCCGTGCAAGAGCTGCGCGAAAGCGGTAGCGATTTCATTCTTGACGGGCATTTCTGCCTCATCAACAGGAGCACTGGCGAACCGGAACGGATCTCGCTTGAGACGTTCACCACGCTCAAGCCGGAAGCCATCGTATTATTGACTGAGAAGCCGAAGGTCATCGTCGAACGCCGCAAGACACGCGACGGGATCGATGAGACACCTGAGTATGTAGAACAGTTTCAAAACATGGAAAAACAATACGCCAATGAGGTCGCCGAGTTACTGAATGCGAAGCTGTTCATCTCGACCGGCGCAGCTGATCTCGAGTCGGCGATTGACTTCCTGAGATCCCTATAA
- a CDS encoding bacterio-opsin activator yields the protein MGNKSKTYRIYDKTTKQWYEIPEDQYREYDRWRTALRKRMQYRGECFCPRSKWWLCDGNCLDCEFHNNTTVSLDDPLPDGEGTLADYVPDDAPLIEEVLSEKAELDQLFKRLQELMPEAKRIGELREEGLSDEAIADIVGIKRTTFLSRLKKAEGKLSQEFPDWF from the coding sequence ATGGGAAACAAATCTAAAACCTATCGCATCTACGACAAGACCACCAAGCAGTGGTACGAGATCCCGGAGGACCAGTATCGCGAGTACGACCGCTGGCGCACTGCTCTTCGCAAGAGAATGCAGTACCGCGGCGAGTGCTTCTGCCCGCGCAGCAAATGGTGGCTGTGCGACGGCAATTGCCTCGACTGCGAATTCCACAACAACACGACCGTCTCTCTTGATGATCCACTGCCTGACGGCGAAGGAACGCTCGCCGATTACGTTCCGGACGACGCTCCTCTTATTGAAGAGGTGCTTTCCGAGAAGGCGGAGCTGGACCAGCTGTTCAAGCGTCTGCAGGAGCTCATGCCGGAGGCCAAGCGTATCGGAGAGCTCCGCGAGGAAGGCCTCTCCGACGAGGCCATCGCCGACATCGTCGGCATCAAGCGCACGACGTTCCTGTCCCGCCTGAAGAAGGCCGAGGGGAAGCTGTCTCAGGAGTTCCCCGACTGGTTCTAA
- a CDS encoding DUF2815 family protein, giving the protein MSKTTMHNPMKVITGPNTRWSYANVWEPKSINGGTPKYSVSLIIPKSDTVTVAKVKAAIEAAYKEGEAKLKGNSKSVPPLSAIKTPLRDGDAERPDDEAYRGSYFVNANATTAPGIVDADLNPILSRSEVYSGVYGRASITFYAFNSSGNRGIACGLNNLQKIRDGEPLGSKASAESDFADFTTDNDDDFLN; this is encoded by the coding sequence ATGAGTAAGACAACTATGCACAATCCGATGAAGGTTATCACTGGCCCGAACACCCGCTGGTCCTACGCGAACGTCTGGGAGCCGAAGTCCATCAACGGCGGAACGCCGAAATACAGCGTAAGCCTCATCATCCCGAAGTCCGACACCGTGACGGTCGCCAAGGTCAAGGCCGCCATCGAGGCTGCCTACAAGGAGGGCGAAGCCAAGCTCAAGGGCAACAGCAAGTCCGTTCCCCCACTGTCCGCGATCAAGACGCCGCTTCGTGACGGCGACGCGGAGCGTCCGGACGACGAGGCCTACCGCGGCTCCTACTTCGTGAATGCGAACGCAACGACCGCTCCGGGCATCGTGGACGCGGACCTGAATCCGATTCTTTCCCGCAGCGAGGTGTACTCCGGCGTGTACGGCAGAGCCAGCATCACGTTCTACGCGTTCAACTCCTCCGGGAACCGCGGCATCGCCTGCGGCCTGAACAACCTGCAGAAGATCCGTGATGGCGAGCCGCTCGGCAGCAAGGCCAGCGCAGAATCCGACTTCGCGGATTTCACAACCGACAACGACGACGATTTCCTGAACTAA
- a CDS encoding DNA ligase, translated as MSKMAEMDQTIKELRDAAAAINSAADWLYQQFSGNDEEPAPQPEETQAEPEPKKELKLEDVRKVLAERSRAGYTTQIRELLHKYGASKLSAVDPKDYEALLFDVEGLNEF; from the coding sequence ATGTCAAAAATGGCAGAAATGGATCAGACCATCAAGGAACTGCGCGATGCCGCCGCTGCTATTAACAGCGCGGCCGACTGGCTCTACCAGCAGTTCTCCGGCAACGACGAGGAACCCGCTCCGCAGCCTGAAGAGACGCAGGCCGAGCCTGAGCCGAAGAAGGAGCTGAAGCTGGAGGATGTGAGGAAGGTTCTCGCCGAACGGTCGCGCGCAGGCTATACGACGCAGATCCGCGAGCTGCTCCACAAGTACGGTGCGAGCAAGCTGTCGGCTGTCGATCCGAAGGACTACGAGGCCCTGCTCTTCGATGTGGAGGGACTCAATGAATTCTGA
- a CDS encoding helix-turn-helix transcriptional regulator, whose amino-acid sequence MAISYKKLWKLLIDRDMKKKDLQKAAGISSASITKLGKNENVNTEIIEKICVALDCDVSDIMEMTNEEAK is encoded by the coding sequence ATGGCCATTAGCTATAAGAAATTGTGGAAACTACTGATAGATCGCGATATGAAAAAGAAGGATTTACAGAAGGCTGCCGGTATTAGCTCGGCGTCAATAACAAAACTTGGAAAAAATGAAAATGTGAATACAGAGATCATAGAAAAGATATGCGTTGCCTTGGATTGTGATGTCAGTGACATAATGGAAATGACGAACGAAGAGGCAAAATGA
- a CDS encoding DUF2800 domain-containing protein, whose translation MNSERQHAVLSASSSDRWIHCPPSVRLSEGFEDKESDYALEGTCAHALAEYKLRKALGYPAQDPTEALAFYNEEMEEATDGYVSYVLEKVEAAKEACSDPVVLVEQRVDYSRWVRQGFGTSDALIIADGTLRIIDLKYGTGIAVSAEDNPQLKCYSLGALDLFDGIYDIDTVSMTIYQPRRQNVSEWQISKKDLLAWADEVLKPTAELAWDGKGEFSCGPWCRFCKAKTICRKRAEENLKLAQHEFRLPPELSDAEIEVILSQVDELVSWASDIKEYALQQALSGKEWHGFKLVEGRSVRKYANETAVAKTVEDAGFDPYEKKLLGITAMQKLLGKNRFNELLSGFIEKPQGKPTLVPDSDKRPAMNTAKNDFKEVKNHE comes from the coding sequence ATGAATTCTGAAAGACAGCATGCGGTCCTCTCCGCGTCAAGCTCCGACCGGTGGATTCACTGCCCGCCGTCAGTCAGGCTTAGCGAGGGATTCGAGGACAAGGAAAGCGACTACGCACTGGAAGGCACCTGCGCTCACGCGCTCGCCGAATACAAGCTCCGCAAGGCGCTCGGCTACCCGGCACAGGACCCGACCGAGGCCCTTGCCTTCTACAACGAGGAGATGGAGGAAGCAACAGATGGCTATGTCAGCTACGTACTGGAAAAGGTCGAGGCCGCAAAAGAGGCCTGCTCTGATCCGGTTGTTCTGGTCGAACAGCGCGTGGACTACTCCCGCTGGGTGAGACAGGGCTTCGGCACATCCGATGCGCTGATCATCGCGGACGGCACGCTCCGGATCATCGATCTGAAGTACGGCACCGGCATCGCCGTGTCGGCGGAGGACAATCCGCAGCTCAAATGCTACTCGCTTGGAGCCTTGGATCTGTTCGACGGCATCTACGACATCGACACCGTCAGCATGACGATTTACCAGCCGAGACGGCAGAACGTCAGCGAATGGCAGATCAGCAAGAAGGACCTGCTCGCATGGGCGGACGAGGTTCTGAAGCCTACGGCGGAGCTGGCCTGGGACGGCAAGGGGGAATTCTCCTGCGGCCCGTGGTGCCGGTTCTGCAAGGCGAAGACCATCTGCCGGAAACGGGCCGAGGAGAACCTGAAGCTCGCGCAGCATGAGTTCAGGCTGCCGCCGGAGCTCTCCGACGCGGAAATCGAGGTCATCCTTTCCCAGGTGGACGAGCTGGTCTCGTGGGCGTCCGACATCAAGGAGTACGCGCTCCAGCAGGCGCTTTCCGGCAAGGAGTGGCACGGCTTCAAGCTCGTAGAGGGCAGGTCCGTCCGCAAGTACGCCAATGAAACCGCCGTCGCCAAGACGGTCGAAGACGCCGGATTCGACCCGTATGAGAAGAAGCTGCTCGGCATTACTGCCATGCAGAAGCTCCTCGGAAAGAACCGGTTCAATGAACTCCTGTCAGGCTTCATCGAGAAGCCGCAGGGCAAACCAACACTCGTCCCGGACTCCGACAAGCGTCCGGCGATGAATACAGCAAAAAACGACTTCAAGGAGGTCAAAAATCATGAGTAA
- a CDS encoding helix-turn-helix transcriptional regulator, translating to MAGEFGKFIDEKRRGRGPDGGDILLKDIAKAMGATPTYLSDIVKGRRNPPEMSMLLKISDVLHLSPEEQAQMFDLAGRDRNEAAPDLPEYIMDENLPHVRAALRKANDKGLRDDFWKQVYDAIDKKE from the coding sequence ATGGCTGGTGAATTTGGAAAGTTTATCGACGAAAAACGCCGAGGGCGTGGTCCGGACGGAGGAGACATCCTGCTTAAGGACATTGCCAAGGCTATGGGTGCGACGCCCACCTATTTATCCGACATCGTTAAAGGACGCCGGAACCCACCCGAAATGTCCATGCTCCTGAAGATCTCCGATGTGCTTCACCTCTCTCCCGAGGAGCAGGCCCAGATGTTCGACCTTGCCGGACGGGACAGAAATGAAGCTGCCCCTGATCTTCCTGAATACATCATGGATGAGAACCTGCCGCATGTCCGCGCTGCTCTTCGGAAAGCCAACGACAAAGGTCTCAGGGATGATTTCTGGAAGCAGGTCTATGACGCAATCGACAAGAAGGAGTGA
- the brxF gene encoding BREX-3 system P-loop-containing protein BrxF has product MGEIIKYGNLQRQKNTISRLLIYWTRIRELSSKPISVSKPLSEKLQDVSPRSRTMRLASCFQSVLAQYPDNVVIKDIDVMFNPAYQVDVLKILTEARKSKPYSVIWPGRYENGTLYYSEQGYQDYKAYEVKNYDITCVI; this is encoded by the coding sequence ATGGGCGAGATTATTAAATATGGAAATCTCCAAAGACAAAAAAACACCATTTCCCGGCTTCTCATTTACTGGACACGAATACGAGAGCTGTCTTCAAAGCCGATATCTGTCAGCAAACCGCTTTCGGAAAAACTGCAGGACGTATCGCCGAGGAGCCGGACAATGAGGCTTGCATCTTGTTTTCAAAGCGTGCTCGCACAGTATCCGGACAACGTGGTCATCAAAGATATCGACGTGATGTTCAACCCGGCCTATCAGGTCGACGTTTTGAAAATACTGACCGAGGCTCGGAAGAGCAAACCGTACAGCGTAATCTGGCCGGGACGATATGAAAATGGAACGCTTTATTACAGCGAGCAGGGGTACCAGGACTATAAAGCATATGAAGTAAAGAACTATGACATCACCTGTGTCA
- a CDS encoding DNA polymerase gives MKTISIDIETFSDVDLGKCGVYRYCSSPAFEILLFGYSVDGGPVKVVDLACGEKIPEDILDALTDDTVLKWAFNANFERVCLSRYLRDMGRSLDPFHDNHPLSLEHARFLNPEGWRCSMVWAATMGLPLSLKGVGAVLQLADQKMDEGKALIKYFSVPCAPTKANGGRTRNLPSDDPGKWATFKKYNQRDVEVEMMIQRKLRNFPVPDFVWDEYHIDQEINDRGVRIDMDLVEKAIDMDTRSRSKLTEKMQAITNLENPNSVQQMKQWLSDNGMEVDSLGKKAVTALLKTAPPELTEVLELRQQLAKSSVKKYQTMQRAVCSDSRARGMFMFYGANRTGRWAGRLIQLQNLPQNHLPDLDAARALVKSGDYEAVKMIYEDVPDTLSQLIRTAFIPKDGCRFYVADFSAIEARVIAWYAGEKWKSDAFANGEDIYCSTASRMFHKPVVKHGVNGELRAKGKIAELACGYGGSTGALKAMGALEMGLSEDELPDIVSSWRDANQQIVKFWWDVDKAVMAAVKNHKTTRLGRLAFFWQAGMLFITLPSGRSLAYVKPKVGMNRFGGECITYEGVGGTKKWERLESYGPKFVENIVQATSRDILCNSMKMLRHCDICMHIHDELVIEADPRVSLDTLCVQMGRVPAWADGLVLRADGYVCDFYKKD, from the coding sequence GTGAAGACAATCAGCATAGATATCGAGACGTTCAGCGACGTCGATCTTGGCAAATGCGGCGTTTATCGCTATTGCAGTTCGCCTGCCTTCGAGATTCTCCTGTTCGGCTACAGCGTGGACGGAGGTCCGGTGAAAGTCGTCGACCTTGCCTGCGGTGAAAAGATCCCGGAGGACATCCTCGACGCGCTGACCGATGACACGGTTCTCAAATGGGCATTTAACGCAAACTTCGAACGCGTCTGCCTGTCACGCTACCTGCGGGACATGGGGCGGAGCCTTGACCCGTTCCACGACAATCATCCGCTGTCATTGGAGCATGCCCGGTTCCTGAATCCGGAGGGCTGGCGCTGCTCGATGGTCTGGGCGGCGACAATGGGACTCCCGCTCAGCTTAAAAGGCGTCGGCGCAGTCCTGCAGCTTGCCGACCAGAAGATGGATGAAGGCAAGGCCCTCATCAAATACTTCTCCGTCCCCTGCGCACCCACCAAGGCGAACGGCGGACGCACTCGGAACCTGCCATCGGATGATCCCGGCAAATGGGCGACATTCAAAAAGTACAACCAGCGCGACGTCGAGGTCGAGATGATGATCCAAAGGAAACTGCGGAACTTCCCGGTGCCGGACTTCGTGTGGGACGAGTACCACATCGACCAGGAGATCAACGACCGAGGCGTGCGCATCGACATGGATCTCGTGGAGAAGGCCATCGACATGGACACCCGCTCCCGCAGCAAGCTGACAGAGAAGATGCAGGCGATTACGAATCTGGAGAATCCGAACAGCGTCCAGCAGATGAAGCAGTGGCTCTCCGACAACGGCATGGAGGTCGACAGCCTCGGCAAAAAAGCAGTGACAGCCCTGCTCAAAACCGCGCCACCTGAACTCACTGAAGTGCTGGAGCTCCGGCAGCAGCTTGCGAAATCCAGCGTGAAGAAATACCAGACCATGCAGCGCGCCGTATGCTCCGATAGCCGTGCTCGCGGCATGTTCATGTTCTACGGCGCGAATCGCACAGGCCGCTGGGCCGGACGGCTCATCCAGCTTCAGAATCTGCCGCAGAACCATCTGCCTGACCTGGATGCTGCGAGGGCGCTTGTGAAGTCCGGCGACTATGAGGCCGTGAAGATGATCTACGAGGATGTCCCGGACACACTCAGCCAGCTTATCCGCACTGCCTTCATTCCGAAGGACGGCTGCCGGTTCTACGTGGCTGACTTCTCCGCCATCGAGGCACGCGTCATCGCATGGTACGCAGGCGAGAAATGGAAGTCCGATGCGTTCGCGAACGGCGAGGACATCTACTGCTCGACGGCAAGCCGCATGTTCCACAAGCCGGTCGTCAAGCACGGCGTAAACGGCGAGCTTCGCGCCAAGGGCAAGATCGCGGAACTGGCGTGCGGCTACGGCGGCTCGACCGGCGCTTTGAAGGCGATGGGCGCACTCGAAATGGGCCTGTCTGAGGATGAGCTTCCGGACATCGTCTCCTCATGGCGTGACGCGAACCAGCAGATCGTGAAGTTCTGGTGGGACGTCGACAAGGCCGTCATGGCTGCCGTGAAGAACCACAAAACCACCCGGCTCGGCAGGCTCGCCTTCTTCTGGCAGGCGGGCATGCTGTTCATCACATTGCCTTCCGGCAGGAGTCTTGCGTATGTGAAGCCGAAGGTCGGCATGAACCGTTTCGGCGGCGAGTGCATCACCTACGAGGGCGTGGGCGGCACGAAGAAATGGGAACGCCTCGAATCGTACGGCCCGAAGTTCGTGGAGAACATCGTGCAAGCCACAAGCCGCGACATTCTGTGCAATTCGATGAAGATGCTCCGTCATTGCGACATCTGCATGCATATCCACGACGAGCTGGTTATCGAAGCCGATCCGCGCGTATCGCTTGACACCTTGTGCGTGCAGATGGGACGCGTCCCTGCGTGGGCGGACGGTCTGGTGCTCCGCGCGGACGGTTACGTCTGCGATTTCTATAAGAAAGACTGA